A single genomic interval of Lysobacter avium harbors:
- a CDS encoding Na+/H+ antiporter subunit E encodes MNFRRVLPSLPLTVTVIAFWMIMVADLSLVQWLFAIALGVVIPLFAARLDREFARIGNVRLVPKMIGVLIWDVIVSNVEVARLVLGRESNITPGFIWLPLDIANIHGIAALTSFITLTPGTVSAALSEDRKYLLIHVLNLKDADEVIAGIKRRYEVPLMEIFP; translated from the coding sequence ATGAATTTCCGCCGCGTGCTGCCCTCGCTGCCGCTGACCGTCACCGTCATCGCGTTCTGGATGATCATGGTCGCCGACCTGAGCCTGGTGCAGTGGCTGTTCGCGATCGCGCTGGGCGTGGTGATCCCGCTGTTCGCGGCGCGGCTGGACCGCGAGTTCGCCCGCATCGGCAATGTGCGGCTGGTGCCGAAGATGATCGGCGTGCTGATCTGGGACGTGATCGTGAGCAACGTCGAGGTTGCGCGGCTGGTGCTGGGGCGCGAGTCCAACATCACCCCGGGCTTCATCTGGCTGCCGCTGGACATCGCCAACATCCACGGCATCGCCGCCCTGACCAGTTTCATCACCCTGACCCCGGGGACCGTGTCGGCGGCGCTCTCGGAGGACCGCAAGTACCTGCTCATCCACGTGCTGAACCTCAAGGATGCGGACGAGGTGATCGCGGGGATCAAGCGTCGTTACGAGGTCCCGCTGATGGAGATCTTCCCATGA
- a CDS encoding monovalent cation/H+ antiporter subunit D, with protein sequence MNHLAVLPILLPLLGAAASLFVEHRRIGTTVQRSVAWVAMLATLAASLALVMRAADGEILIYLLGDWPARLGIVLMVDRLSALMVLVTALLAVACLLHACSGWDRRAPHFHALFQFQLVGLNGAFLTGDVFNLFVFFEVLLIASYGLMLSGGRGVRMAAGMHYVAFNVAASTLFLIGLGLLYGLLGTLNMAELAVRIAALPAHDQSLAKAAVGILLAVFCGKAAVLPLYLWLPETYTRAPAAVAALFVVMTKVGIYAVLRVGSLLLGEPAGELAGYGWDWLLPAAVATLAMAALGVLAASRLRMLAAYLVLVSAATLLIAFGLRQPDTIGAGLYYLAHSTFVAAALFMIADFVRRARGDAGDFTELLAPLPARGLVAGLFLVAAMSVAGIPPLSGFIGKLALLQAVPDADVGWVWTAILVSSLMVIVGLTRAGSRVFWRTPAKELAAGHVTDPAASTVHGPSRHASRPLETAAIVLLLGYGIAMSIYAAPMIAYAQDAGAQLMVPGDYVGKLKATPPQRRAP encoded by the coding sequence GTGAACCACCTGGCAGTCCTTCCGATCCTGCTGCCGCTGCTGGGTGCGGCGGCCTCGCTGTTCGTCGAGCACCGGCGCATCGGCACCACGGTGCAGCGCTCGGTGGCTTGGGTGGCGATGCTGGCCACCCTCGCCGCGTCGCTTGCCCTGGTGATGCGTGCCGCAGACGGCGAGATCCTCATCTACCTGCTCGGCGACTGGCCCGCGCGGCTGGGTATCGTCCTGATGGTGGACCGGCTGTCGGCGCTGATGGTGCTGGTGACCGCGCTGCTGGCCGTCGCCTGCCTGCTGCACGCGTGCTCGGGCTGGGACCGGCGTGCGCCGCATTTCCATGCGCTGTTCCAGTTCCAGCTGGTCGGCCTGAACGGTGCGTTTTTGACCGGCGACGTGTTCAACCTGTTCGTGTTCTTCGAGGTCCTGCTGATCGCGTCCTACGGGCTGATGCTCAGCGGCGGGCGCGGCGTGCGGATGGCCGCCGGCATGCACTACGTCGCCTTCAACGTCGCCGCCTCGACCCTGTTTCTGATCGGTCTGGGGCTGCTGTACGGCCTGCTGGGCACGCTCAACATGGCCGAGCTGGCGGTGCGCATCGCCGCCCTGCCGGCGCATGACCAGTCCCTGGCGAAGGCCGCGGTCGGCATCCTGCTGGCGGTGTTCTGCGGCAAGGCCGCCGTGCTGCCGCTGTACCTGTGGCTGCCGGAAACCTACACCCGTGCGCCGGCGGCGGTCGCTGCACTGTTCGTGGTGATGACCAAGGTCGGCATCTACGCGGTGCTGCGGGTGGGTTCACTGCTGCTGGGCGAGCCGGCCGGCGAGCTGGCCGGCTACGGCTGGGACTGGCTGCTGCCGGCAGCCGTTGCGACGCTGGCCATGGCCGCGCTGGGAGTGCTGGCCGCATCGCGACTGCGGATGCTGGCGGCCTACCTGGTGCTGGTGTCGGCCGCGACCCTGCTGATCGCCTTCGGCCTGCGCCAGCCCGACACCATCGGCGCCGGACTCTACTATCTTGCCCACAGCACCTTCGTGGCGGCGGCGTTGTTCATGATCGCCGACTTCGTCCGCCGCGCCCGTGGCGACGCCGGCGACTTCACCGAACTGCTGGCGCCGCTGCCCGCACGCGGCCTGGTCGCCGGACTGTTCCTGGTCGCGGCGATGTCGGTGGCCGGCATCCCGCCGCTGTCGGGCTTCATCGGCAAGCTGGCGCTGTTGCAGGCCGTTCCCGACGCCGACGTGGGCTGGGTCTGGACCGCGATCCTGGTCAGCAGCCTGATGGTGATCGTCGGCCTGACCCGCGCCGGCAGCCGCGTGTTCTGGCGCACTCCGGCCAAGGAACTGGCCGCCGGGCACGTGACCGATCCGGCCGCCAGCACCGTGCACGGCCCTTCGCGGCATGCCTCCAGGCCGCTGGAGACGGCAGCGATCGTTTTGCTGCTCGGCTACGGTATTGCGATGAGCATCTATGCCGCGCCGATGATCGCCTATGCGCAGGATGCCGGTGCCCAGCTGATGGTACCGGGCGACTACGTCGGCAAGCTGAAAGCCACCCCGCCGCAACGGAGGGCGCCATGA
- a CDS encoding Na+/H+ antiporter subunit C, whose translation MEIAIASAIGILVAGAVYLMLRSRSFDLILGLTLLTYATNLLIFSGGRPVVGKPPVLREDLPATLANYTDPLPQALVLTAIVIAFAMTAVTIVLAMRSRADNDTDHVDGREERVATPPLAKKDRT comes from the coding sequence ATGGAAATCGCCATTGCCAGCGCCATCGGCATCCTGGTCGCCGGGGCGGTCTACCTGATGCTGCGCTCGCGCAGTTTCGACCTGATCCTCGGCCTGACGCTGCTCACCTACGCGACCAACCTGCTGATCTTCTCCGGAGGCCGGCCGGTGGTCGGCAAGCCGCCGGTGCTGCGCGAGGACTTGCCGGCAACGCTGGCCAACTACACCGACCCGCTGCCGCAGGCGCTGGTGCTGACTGCCATCGTGATCGCCTTCGCGATGACCGCGGTGACCATCGTGCTGGCGATGCGCAGCCGCGCCGACAACGACACCGACCACGTCGACGGCCGCGAGGAACGCGTAGCCACGCCGCCGTTGGCGAAGAAGGACCGCACGTGA
- a CDS encoding TonB-dependent siderophore receptor: MNRYHRLPLLTAALCVVLPLHAHDAAADAFDRTPTELASVQVQADRPATQDSPAPFSSFGAGDWKDTPASTRVLDRALIEDRQVRTLSELARNDDSLGDSYAPVGYYQNVAIRGFALDTGTGYRFNGLAIAGEQRVPLEHIQQVEILKGAAGLAAGVMAPGGIINYVGKRPAEVRTLTLGTDAEGSRYAAVDFGHWLTPRFGVRLNAAWDDSVSYIEHADGRRNFYSLAADWLVGERGKLEVDANYQTSAQRSASGYQLLGGVALPGRVDREHMLGYQSWQQPVGIDSTNITALHTYDFSPDWQSRVSASQSRTVIDDRVAFAYGCYYAAQCADGNVPGNAFAPNGDYDIYDYRSPDDTRRNREVRAELRGRFATGAIGHELTVGVDAFDRTVDKHRNVNAYVGTGNIHDAHVPQFAPSPLMPGPSVPRLDSRQTAAFLLDRISFGDDWQWLLGGRYVRLDERSYSKRGAPERNDTLSRFLPQTALIWSANSSINAYASYVSGLDLGQEAPFWTSNDGTFLPSMLSRQIEVGAKFAASDALNLGAAVFRTTRPFQYASPDGSDAGYTFVEAGRQVHTGLELTADGRITDRLHLSASAAMLQARARDTGTPAYHGHQLINVPRTRASVHVDYQLPFAPGLTLAGGWRHASSNVATADGRTRAPGYSVVDAGVRFRHQLGGQAVSWNLSVDNVFNRFYWSDTGSSSGDYYLFPGAPRQLRLAVTVAL; the protein is encoded by the coding sequence ATGAACCGCTACCACCGACTCCCGCTGTTGACCGCTGCGCTGTGCGTGGTCCTGCCGCTGCACGCCCACGACGCCGCAGCTGACGCCTTCGACCGCACCCCGACCGAGCTCGCCTCCGTCCAGGTGCAGGCCGACAGACCCGCGACGCAGGACAGCCCCGCGCCATTCAGCAGTTTCGGGGCCGGCGACTGGAAGGACACCCCGGCGTCCACCCGCGTGCTGGACCGCGCGCTGATCGAGGACCGGCAGGTGCGCACCCTGTCGGAGCTGGCCCGCAACGACGACTCTCTGGGCGACAGCTACGCGCCGGTCGGCTACTACCAGAACGTCGCGATCCGCGGGTTTGCGCTGGATACCGGCACCGGCTACCGCTTCAATGGCCTGGCCATCGCTGGTGAGCAACGCGTCCCCCTGGAGCACATCCAACAGGTGGAAATCCTCAAGGGCGCGGCGGGACTGGCGGCGGGCGTCATGGCGCCCGGCGGCATCATCAACTACGTCGGCAAGCGCCCGGCCGAGGTCCGCACGCTGACCCTGGGCACCGACGCCGAAGGGTCGCGCTATGCCGCGGTCGATTTCGGCCACTGGCTGACGCCGCGTTTCGGCGTGCGCCTCAACGCGGCCTGGGATGACAGCGTTTCCTATATCGAGCACGCCGATGGACGGCGCAACTTCTATTCGCTGGCCGCCGACTGGCTGGTAGGCGAGCGCGGCAAGCTGGAGGTCGACGCCAACTACCAGACCAGCGCGCAGCGATCCGCCTCCGGCTACCAGTTGCTGGGCGGGGTGGCGCTGCCAGGCCGCGTCGATCGCGAACACATGCTCGGCTACCAGTCCTGGCAGCAGCCGGTCGGGATCGACAGCACCAACATCACGGCGCTGCACACCTACGACTTCAGCCCGGACTGGCAGTCACGCGTGTCCGCCAGCCAGAGCCGAACGGTGATCGATGACCGCGTCGCCTTTGCCTACGGTTGCTACTACGCCGCGCAATGTGCCGACGGCAACGTGCCGGGCAATGCCTTCGCGCCCAACGGCGACTACGACATCTACGACTACCGCAGCCCCGACGACACCCGTCGAAACCGCGAGGTGCGCGCCGAACTGCGCGGACGTTTCGCGACCGGCGCCATCGGCCATGAACTGACCGTCGGGGTCGACGCGTTCGATCGCACCGTGGACAAGCACCGCAACGTCAACGCCTACGTCGGCACCGGCAACATCCACGATGCGCACGTACCGCAGTTTGCCCCGTCACCGCTGATGCCCGGCCCGTCGGTCCCGCGGTTGGACAGCCGGCAGACGGCGGCCTTCCTGCTGGACCGAATCAGCTTCGGCGATGACTGGCAGTGGCTGCTGGGGGGACGCTATGTGCGCCTGGACGAGCGCAGCTACAGCAAGCGCGGCGCGCCGGAGCGCAACGACACGCTGTCGCGCTTCCTGCCGCAGACGGCGCTGATCTGGAGCGCGAACAGCAGCATCAACGCCTATGCCAGCTACGTGAGCGGCCTCGATCTGGGTCAGGAGGCACCGTTCTGGACCTCCAATGACGGCACCTTCCTGCCGTCGATGCTGTCGCGCCAGATCGAGGTGGGGGCCAAGTTCGCGGCATCGGATGCGCTAAACCTCGGCGCCGCGGTATTCCGCACCACACGGCCCTTCCAGTACGCCAGCCCCGACGGGAGCGATGCGGGTTACACCTTTGTCGAAGCAGGCCGCCAGGTCCATACCGGTCTGGAACTGACCGCCGACGGACGCATCACCGATCGCCTGCACCTGTCCGCCAGCGCAGCGATGCTCCAGGCGCGGGCGCGCGATACCGGCACTCCGGCCTACCACGGCCATCAGTTGATCAATGTGCCCAGGACGCGCGCGAGCGTGCACGTCGACTACCAGCTCCCGTTTGCGCCGGGACTGACCCTTGCCGGCGGCTGGCGCCATGCCTCGTCCAACGTGGCCACCGCTGACGGCCGCACCCGCGCACCCGGCTACAGCGTCGTCGATGCCGGTGTGCGCTTCCGGCACCAGCTGGGCGGGCAGGCCGTCAGCTGGAACCTCTCGGTGGACAACGTCTTCAATCGCTTCTACTGGAGCGATACCGGCAGCAGTTCGGGTGATTACTACCTGTTCCCCGGCGCTCCGCGCCAGCTCCGGCTGGCGGTGACCGTCGCGTTATGA
- a CDS encoding monovalent cation/H+ antiporter subunit A yields MIPAEGNRRLLAWMAGIAPLAGMAAMLALAPQLVSGDVIRWSVPWIPQLGLAFSLRLDGLAWMFASMVLGIGGLVVMYSHYYLGRQEKAQRFFAFLLLFMGSMLGMVLAGNLLLLAVFWELTSISSFLLIGFWSQRQDAREGARMALTITAGGGLALLAGVIMIGHMVGSYELDVVLAAGDLIRAHALYPWMLGLVLLGVFTKSAQFPFQFWLPHAMAAPTPVSAYLHSATMVKAGVFLLVRLHPVLAGTDLFFYVVSGIGAITLLLGAWNAIFQHDLKGLLAYSTISHLGLITLLFGLSTPFAVVAGLFHILNHATFKASLFMAAGIIDHETGTRDMRLLGNLRRYLPWTSALAIIASLAMAGIPLLNGFLSKEMFFAQALEIKGHDLARIGIGVSAFLFAVFGVAYSLRFVHETFFGEGPRGVSLPISEPPRFMQVPVAILAITCIAVGIVPQWTVAPMLAAAAYGVLGANVPEYSLAVWHGFNLPLAMSLGGVVGGVILYFGLRRLLDLHANVKRSLGRRLFRINVEALFRLARRLTHVVANDSVQRSMLALVLVAIAVGAAPFVDGWGEPSPAVARVSQSMPLMAWVLWIVMVGSTLGAVALHRTRLLALIAMGGVGLSISMTFVALSAPDLALTQLLVEIVTLALMLLGLNYLPKDSPKGRSHGRRMRDAAIAITAGGGVAALAWTMMTRPANTVASELLARSLPEAFGANVVNVILVDFRGYDTFGEITVYAIAALVVHAMLRRARAAPEKKMPGPPIPLPVPADLAQIIFPLTLVVSIFLFLRGHNAPGGGFIAGLTLAVPLLVQYVIQGAKSVESRFGFDYIRLIGAGLTVAVVSGAASMLFGVPFLTSGHHDLVLPLLGTIGLASAAAFDVGVYLVVFGGTMLMLSMMGTIKPSKKMVARRGTIDPSARSAVTGEVA; encoded by the coding sequence ATGATTCCCGCTGAAGGAAATCGCCGCTTGCTGGCCTGGATGGCGGGCATCGCTCCACTGGCGGGCATGGCTGCAATGCTCGCCCTGGCACCGCAGTTGGTCTCCGGGGACGTTATCCGCTGGAGCGTGCCGTGGATTCCCCAACTGGGGCTGGCGTTCTCCTTGCGCCTGGACGGGCTGGCGTGGATGTTCGCCTCGATGGTGCTGGGCATCGGTGGCCTGGTGGTGATGTATTCGCACTACTACCTGGGCCGGCAGGAAAAGGCCCAGCGCTTCTTCGCCTTCCTGCTGCTGTTCATGGGATCGATGCTGGGCATGGTCCTGGCCGGCAACCTGCTGCTGCTGGCGGTCTTCTGGGAATTGACCTCGATCAGCTCGTTCCTGCTGATCGGCTTCTGGTCGCAACGCCAGGACGCGCGCGAGGGCGCCCGGATGGCGCTGACGATCACCGCCGGCGGCGGCCTGGCGCTGCTGGCCGGCGTGATCATGATCGGCCACATGGTCGGCAGCTACGAGCTGGACGTGGTGCTGGCCGCAGGCGATCTGATCCGGGCCCACGCGCTGTATCCGTGGATGCTGGGACTGGTCCTGCTGGGCGTGTTCACCAAGAGCGCGCAGTTCCCGTTCCAGTTCTGGCTGCCGCACGCGATGGCCGCGCCGACGCCGGTGTCGGCCTACCTGCATTCGGCGACGATGGTGAAGGCGGGCGTGTTCCTGCTGGTCCGGCTGCACCCGGTGCTGGCCGGCACCGACCTGTTCTTTTACGTGGTCAGCGGAATCGGCGCGATCACCCTCCTGCTGGGCGCCTGGAACGCGATCTTCCAGCACGATCTGAAGGGCCTGCTGGCCTACTCGACGATCTCCCACCTGGGCCTGATCACCCTGCTGTTCGGGCTGTCGACGCCGTTCGCGGTGGTCGCCGGCCTGTTCCACATCCTCAACCACGCGACCTTCAAGGCCTCGCTGTTCATGGCCGCCGGCATCATCGACCACGAGACCGGCACCCGCGACATGCGCCTGCTGGGCAACCTGCGCCGCTACCTGCCGTGGACCAGCGCGCTGGCGATCATCGCCTCGCTGGCCATGGCCGGCATCCCGCTGCTCAACGGCTTCCTGTCCAAGGAGATGTTTTTCGCCCAGGCGCTGGAGATCAAGGGCCATGACCTGGCGCGGATTGGCATCGGCGTGTCCGCGTTCCTGTTCGCCGTGTTTGGCGTGGCCTACAGCCTGCGCTTCGTCCACGAGACGTTTTTCGGCGAGGGCCCGCGCGGGGTGTCGCTGCCGATCAGTGAGCCGCCGCGCTTCATGCAGGTGCCGGTCGCGATCCTCGCCATCACCTGCATCGCGGTGGGCATCGTGCCGCAGTGGACGGTCGCGCCGATGCTGGCTGCGGCCGCGTATGGCGTGCTGGGTGCCAACGTGCCCGAGTACAGCCTGGCGGTGTGGCACGGTTTCAACCTGCCACTGGCGATGAGCCTGGGCGGCGTGGTCGGCGGTGTGATCCTGTATTTCGGCTTGCGTCGGCTCCTCGACCTGCATGCCAACGTCAAGCGCTCGCTCGGCCGGCGGTTGTTCCGCATCAACGTCGAAGCGCTGTTCCGGCTTGCCCGGCGCCTGACCCACGTGGTGGCCAACGACAGCGTGCAGCGCAGCATGCTGGCGCTGGTGCTGGTGGCGATCGCGGTGGGCGCGGCGCCGTTCGTGGACGGTTGGGGCGAGCCATCGCCGGCGGTCGCGCGTGTCTCGCAATCCATGCCGCTGATGGCCTGGGTGCTGTGGATCGTGATGGTGGGTTCCACACTGGGCGCGGTCGCGCTGCACCGGACGCGGCTGCTGGCATTGATCGCGATGGGTGGCGTCGGACTGTCGATCAGCATGACCTTCGTCGCCCTGTCGGCTCCGGACCTCGCCTTGACCCAGCTGCTGGTGGAGATTGTCACCCTGGCGCTGATGCTGCTGGGCCTGAACTACCTGCCCAAGGATTCGCCCAAGGGCCGATCGCACGGGCGGCGAATGCGTGACGCGGCGATCGCAATCACCGCCGGTGGCGGCGTCGCGGCCCTGGCCTGGACGATGATGACGCGGCCCGCGAACACGGTCGCCAGCGAGCTGCTTGCACGCTCGCTGCCCGAAGCGTTCGGGGCCAACGTGGTCAACGTCATCCTGGTGGACTTCCGCGGCTACGACACCTTCGGCGAGATCACCGTCTACGCGATCGCCGCCCTGGTGGTGCACGCCATGCTGCGCCGCGCGCGCGCCGCCCCGGAGAAGAAGATGCCCGGACCGCCGATCCCGCTGCCGGTGCCGGCCGACCTGGCGCAGATCATCTTCCCGCTGACCCTGGTGGTCTCGATCTTCCTGTTCCTGCGCGGCCACAACGCGCCCGGCGGCGGCTTCATTGCCGGCCTGACGCTGGCCGTGCCGCTGCTGGTCCAGTACGTGATCCAGGGGGCGAAATCGGTGGAGTCGCGCTTTGGTTTCGACTACATCCGCCTGATCGGCGCCGGCCTCACGGTCGCGGTGGTCAGCGGCGCGGCCTCGATGCTGTTCGGGGTGCCGTTCCTGACCAGTGGCCACCACGACCTGGTACTGCCGTTGCTGGGCACGATCGGCTTGGCGAGCGCGGCGGCGTTCGACGTCGGCGTCTATCTGGTCGTGTTCGGCGGCACGATGCTGATGCTCTCGATGATGGGCACCATCAAGCCGTCCAAGAAGATGGTCGCCCGTCGCGGCACCATCGACCCGTCCGCCCGATCGGCCGTCACCGGGGAGGTCGCGTGA
- a CDS encoding lectin produces MRAYRLFPTAVSLAVVLALTACNAPAPEGARTDVANTESPAPGRMDQPYEDVPPATAPPGSIMPGHGPAADSQAHWDGFGDAQFGMDDEQVKLVWTGELVGSAEQGSSCYHLSPAGQTDISRFAMMFEDGSFVRYSVADADIVAPGGGKRGMDTAQIDALYPGKVTSSAHKYVPEGQYLRVEEGGGPHVLVFETDAAGTVTEWRVGSPPQVDYVEGCS; encoded by the coding sequence CGTGCAACGCTCCTGCGCCGGAAGGCGCCCGGACCGATGTCGCCAACACGGAATCCCCCGCTCCCGGTCGGATGGACCAGCCCTACGAGGACGTGCCTCCGGCCACCGCGCCGCCGGGCAGCATCATGCCTGGCCACGGTCCTGCGGCGGACAGCCAGGCGCACTGGGACGGTTTCGGGGACGCCCAATTCGGGATGGACGACGAACAGGTGAAACTGGTTTGGACCGGCGAGCTCGTGGGCTCGGCAGAGCAAGGCTCCAGTTGCTACCACCTCAGCCCGGCGGGACAGACGGATATCTCGCGCTTTGCGATGATGTTCGAGGACGGTTCGTTCGTGCGCTACTCGGTAGCCGATGCAGACATCGTCGCCCCCGGCGGCGGCAAGCGCGGCATGGACACCGCGCAGATCGACGCCCTGTATCCCGGCAAGGTCACCTCGTCGGCGCACAAATACGTCCCCGAAGGCCAGTATCTGCGGGTCGAGGAAGGCGGTGGCCCGCACGTGCTTGTTTTTGAGACCGATGCCGCCGGCACCGTGACCGAATGGCGGGTCGGATCGCCGCCGCAAGTGGACTACGTCGAGGGCTGCAGCTGA
- a CDS encoding K+/H+ antiporter subunit F: MGTSVLDAAVLGSMAVVGVAMLMALWRLLRGPTVPDRILALDTLSVTAIAQLVLFGMHLQTPVYFEAALIIAMLGFVSTVVLCKYVLRRDIVE, translated from the coding sequence ATGGGCACCAGCGTGCTGGATGCCGCCGTGCTCGGGTCCATGGCCGTCGTCGGCGTGGCGATGCTGATGGCGCTGTGGCGCCTGCTGCGCGGGCCGACCGTGCCGGACCGCATCCTCGCCCTGGACACGCTCAGCGTGACCGCCATCGCGCAGCTCGTGCTGTTCGGCATGCACCTGCAGACCCCGGTCTATTTCGAGGCTGCGCTGATCATCGCGATGCTGGGCTTTGTCAGCACCGTGGTCCTGTGCAAGTACGTGCTGCGCCGGGACATCGTGGAATGA
- a CDS encoding Na+/H+ antiporter subunit G, which yields MDIIFEILLIALLATGSFFTLIGAFSLIRLSEFFKRLHGPTKASTLGVGCMLVASVGYHAFSGTDPQPRELLITAFLLLTAPISAHLLAKAGLSLRLDERPRLPGGDEDTHVPPRPDGAPDENH from the coding sequence ATCGACATCATTTTCGAAATCCTGCTGATCGCCCTGCTGGCGACGGGCAGCTTCTTCACCCTGATCGGTGCGTTCAGCCTGATCCGGCTGTCGGAGTTCTTCAAACGCCTGCACGGACCGACCAAGGCCAGCACGCTCGGCGTGGGCTGCATGCTGGTGGCCTCAGTCGGCTATCACGCCTTCAGCGGCACCGACCCGCAACCGCGCGAGTTGCTGATCACCGCCTTCCTGCTGCTCACCGCGCCGATCAGTGCGCACCTGCTGGCCAAGGCCGGCCTGTCACTGCGTCTGGATGAACGCCCGCGACTGCCGGGCGGCGACGAGGATACCCATGTGCCGCCGCGCCCCGACGGCGCGCCCGACGAGAACCACTGA
- the pnuC gene encoding nicotinamide riboside transporter PnuC, with amino-acid sequence MSASVLEWSAVAFSILGVWLMAQRRMLAWPVGVVSVVLYALVFTEARLYSDALLQIGFAGFLLYGWWHWHRQAQPDGRVVIAPLPRGHRIRDLGIGVAFGIALGAAMHSFTDAALPWLDAMLAALSLVAQWWQARRHAAAWLLWIAVDVVYVGMYVVKSLDLTAALYLVFLGLAVNGLRAWTAAGKEPHRLGSANQ; translated from the coding sequence ATGAGCGCCAGCGTGCTGGAGTGGTCCGCGGTCGCCTTCAGCATCCTCGGCGTCTGGCTGATGGCGCAGCGGCGCATGCTCGCCTGGCCGGTCGGCGTGGTCTCCGTCGTGCTGTATGCGCTGGTGTTCACCGAGGCCAGGCTTTATTCGGATGCGCTGCTGCAGATCGGGTTCGCCGGCTTCCTGCTGTACGGATGGTGGCACTGGCACCGCCAGGCCCAGCCCGACGGGCGCGTCGTCATCGCCCCGCTGCCGCGAGGACATCGGATCCGCGACCTGGGCATCGGCGTCGCCTTCGGGATCGCGCTGGGGGCGGCAATGCACAGCTTTACCGACGCCGCGCTGCCGTGGCTGGACGCGATGCTCGCCGCGCTCAGCCTGGTTGCGCAATGGTGGCAGGCGCGCCGCCACGCTGCCGCATGGTTGCTGTGGATCGCGGTCGACGTGGTGTATGTCGGCATGTACGTGGTCAAGTCACTCGACCTGACCGCCGCGCTCTACCTGGTGTTCCTCGGGTTGGCCGTAAACGGGTTGCGGGCGTGGACGGCAGCCGGGAAAGAACCACACCGCCTGGGCAGCGCGAATCAGTAA
- a CDS encoding phosphotransferase enzyme family protein, with protein sequence MNASDHLVQGLRNDAVAADWPTISDSEIAWLRGRFPQIDGDSRLLWRSPRPLSAAAIVESRAGRVFVKRQHRSVRTAASLTEEHRFIAHLGAAGVPVVHVLRDHGGSTALEHGDWTYEVHAVCAGLDLYRDAPSWAPLTDLAQAWEAGRMLATLHGGSTGYCAPQRSTHLLVARDDLIRAADPIATLKRQLHDRPALADYLANKSWESDLRQSMVPWHAGIAARVQTEPVLWAHNDWHASNLLWRREGDGMVVDTVFDFGLASPTSALFDLATAIERNAIAWLAPERDAHAVHADTALALLDGYRQVLPLSAQRVLLLADLLPLVHVDFALSEVEYFHGVTGSSADADLAYHDFLLGHADWFRTGAGQSLLAVLYEAA encoded by the coding sequence ATGAACGCCAGCGACCACCTCGTCCAGGGCCTGCGCAACGATGCCGTGGCGGCCGACTGGCCTACGATCAGCGACAGCGAGATCGCCTGGTTGCGCGGTCGATTCCCCCAGATCGATGGCGACTCCCGCCTGCTGTGGCGCAGCCCGCGCCCGCTGTCGGCGGCCGCCATTGTCGAAAGCCGGGCGGGACGGGTTTTCGTCAAGCGCCAGCACCGCAGCGTACGCACCGCTGCCAGCCTGACGGAGGAGCATCGCTTCATCGCGCACCTGGGAGCCGCGGGCGTGCCGGTGGTTCACGTCCTGCGCGACCATGGCGGCAGCACCGCGCTGGAGCATGGCGACTGGACCTATGAGGTGCACGCGGTGTGCGCGGGGCTGGACCTGTATCGCGACGCACCCTCGTGGGCTCCACTGACCGACCTCGCCCAGGCGTGGGAGGCCGGCCGGATGCTTGCAACCCTGCATGGTGGATCAACCGGCTACTGCGCGCCCCAGCGCAGTACCCATCTGCTGGTAGCGCGCGACGACCTGATCCGGGCTGCCGATCCGATCGCAACGCTCAAGCGGCAACTGCACGATCGCCCGGCGCTGGCCGACTATCTGGCGAACAAATCCTGGGAGAGCGATCTGCGGCAATCGATGGTGCCGTGGCACGCGGGGATCGCTGCACGCGTGCAAACCGAGCCAGTCCTCTGGGCGCACAACGACTGGCATGCGTCCAACCTGCTCTGGCGCCGGGAGGGTGACGGCATGGTCGTCGACACGGTATTCGACTTCGGACTTGCCTCCCCCACCAGTGCGCTGTTCGACCTGGCCACCGCAATCGAACGCAACGCCATCGCCTGGCTGGCGCCGGAGCGCGACGCGCATGCGGTGCATGCCGATACGGCACTCGCCCTGCTGGATGGCTACCGTCAAGTGCTGCCGCTGTCGGCGCAGCGGGTGCTCCTGCTGGCTGACCTGCTGCCTTTGGTGCACGTGGATTTTGCGCTGTCGGAAGTCGAGTATTTCCACGGCGTCACCGGCTCCAGCGCAGACGCGGACCTGGCCTATCACGACTTCCTGCTCGGTCACGCCGACTGGTTCAGGACGGGTGCCGGGCAGTCGCTGCTGGCGGTGCTGTACGAGGCCGCATGA